The genomic segment CAGTAGGTTCAGCAGAGGTAGCTAAAGTGATACACTGTGATAGTCACCATTCTGGCTCGCCTATAGTACAGAATCCATTCTATGGAATCGTGGAATCAACTTGGAATTACAGAATCAGCCTTGGAATCAGCCGGAATTATTAGAATCATATGGAATTATAGGAATCCCTTTTGGAATTAGACGGAATAAAGGAATCGCGAGGAATCGCTGGCAGAATCAGAGGAATCAGAGGATTCAACGTTCGGAATCTAGGAATCAACTGGAAGTACGCGGTGATTCCGAATCACGTCGATCATAATCCtgagtggcggacccctcgacTAGACGTCATTGTAGCTGTAGGATATGCCTGATAAAACGCGCAGGAGCTGCAGGTCAAATTATTTTTTAGTCTCGTGCctagaccccacccactgcgggCACCAGACCTAATATTTTTTTATCCAACGCACGTGACCTATACTGCAATGCATGAGTATTAACATGAGTGTATACTGCTATGCCTCCATATGCTACGTGTGTTGTGTTTGCTAGTTATGTAGTATAGTAACTGGATGGGTTGCGGCTGGATCCAGTGGTTATTTTAGTGACGTCACTACTGTCATCAGGTATTGCTGCTGCAGAATCCATCAGTTGGTAATGGTGGGTGCTGATATCCTCATCATCAAGCAGTCGTGATGGCAAACTGGTAGTGTCATCAACATCAGAGGTACTGCTTCTTGTGAACCAATTACACCTTTTAAGTAAAATATAAACAACAACTCCAGCAAGGCAGGCCACTGGCAAAAATATCAGGATTAGCTGGATCCAGAAAACTTCAAGGGATTTGGACAGGTTTGTAGAGTACCAGTAATATCGGTATGCACTCAGTGAATTAATGGCAATCATATTAGCAAATATGAGGCCATCAATTATGTTAAGCCATCGTTTCTTGTATGGCTGACACAGACAGTGTAACAGGAGTATGACAGTGTAAAATATTGACTGACCAAGATATTGACTTTCAATTGACTGAGCTTGTGAACTAATGCATAGTGTTATTATCCGATATATGAAATACAAGGCAGCAAAGAAGCGATATTCATTTTTATAGCAACTCTGAAATGCATCAAAGAAAGGCACATACTTATCCAATGGAGCAATAAAAATCTTCTCCACATATTTATTGTGCACATTCAGTTTGTTCATTAACATTGGCAGGTATGGATAAGCCAATAGCAGTAGGGGTGGAATCAGTACAAATGTGACCAAGCATATAAAGGCTACTGCAGCATATTTACCATGAGCCCCATCCATGTACCCAAGTGTCCCATCCAACCAGACCACAGAAATCTGAACTTTAGAACCTGGTCCATACAGGACACTGGGTGTAATTATTTCAGTTGTGATTGCCATCAGCTTGACATAGCACAACACCAGTAATGTAGTGAGGGCACTTATTGATTCTCCTTGTCTGTAGTTAGCACTCTTCTTTAAGTGGATGTAACGCTCATAGCATTTCTTAACTGCAGCTCTGCACCTACAACATGACCGGTCATTAGATGTGAAGAGTTTTTCTTTTACTCTTGGAGCTATTATGAACAATATGACCAATACAATTAGTGTATGAAGTGCGGATATGTACTCTAGCGTTATAATGGGCAATGCACTTTTGGAATCAAATATACAGAATGGAGGTATCAACATTTCAAGAAAGTTCAAGTTCCATATTCCATACAAGAAGTTACATACTGTGACAAGTTGTTTTCCGCCATTTGGTGAGTTAGCAATTTTACCACTGCTGTACACATCCATTGCATCTAGTACTTGACTGAACAAAATGAAGGAGTTTAGTGGACCATTGACAAGACTGATGTTGAAGAACATTATGATGCATAGGAAGAATGTAAGTGGAAGGTACTTGGAGAGGATTAGGATCAGCACACCATTAACTTGTTGAGGAGAAGACTTTATACAACGAAAGATCAGAAAGTCAGCAGAGATGCAGTATCCATCTATACACTCTCCACATAATCTTCCCATCCGATTTTGTGGCTTGCATATGAACATATCTAGTTCTGTTGCATTTGGGGTAGAGGGTAGAGGTACCAATGGAGTACTCTTGTTAGTAATACAATACCCTGGTGGACAATCAGAAGTTACTAGTACTGTTGAATTACGAACAACTTCATATCCTGCCCAGTAGCCAGTCTTCATATAAGCCACCAACTCATTGTCATCACACTTAACTATTCCACGATACTCTTGGTTACTCTTGTACACAGAACACTTGCACAAACCCTCTGAAAAATAAAATCCAGGTGGACATTCTTCAACAATGGCTTTAAAAGTCAGTGATATTGGACGATTATTTATTGTCTGCAAATCAATGTTCATTTCACAGTTTTGTTTACCCTCCAGCTGCACTATACCACTTGAAGAATATGTGGAAGAGTTAGAAACCCTACAAGAAGACTCATCTCTAGCTTTTATCAAGTACACTGTGTCAACTATTGATCCTCTGTCATCTTTAGCTGCAATTCTTAACTTATACTGTTTACCAGGTGGAACACTCACTATATGATCactccagctatcaattatctcTGCAGCAGCAGTACGGATCTCTGTGGTTAAGTTTGTAATATTGGTGTATGTGAATGTTCCATTCCAGTAGAACACTTCATTAATTTCCTTTTCTGTTGCAATAATACCGCCAGGCTGGTCACTCCACACACAGGGTAACAAGGTTGTGCAGTAAATAGAATTTCCATGAGGTGCACTATTTGCTGCGAATGTCAGTTTAGCTGTCCAGTTACTGGGATGGATGTTGAGATTCTTATAAAAGATAAAACAGTTTTGGCTGTTAATAAAGTCACGTTCACTGGTAACTAAGGAATATATTGCACCACCTTTAGCTATAGCTCGGTTGTTGGAGAAGTTAAGTGAGACGTAATCATGTAATTCCATATAGGAGACTCCCAGGAGAGCAATAGCCCCACCCTGACGACCACTATTATTGAAGAAAGTAACAGAAGAATTTTCACAGAATATAAATCTGGTTGCTGTGCCGGCTATTGCACTTCCATAGTTAGACAAAAACTTAATATTACCTTGGAACTGAATTGGTACTGATCTTGTGTAGAAGGCACCAAGGCCAAGTAGCTCTTTTGAATTTAAAGTAAATTGATTTGAGTTCTGAGTGAAGCTACAGTCTATAATCTGTACTGTGGGTAGCATACCAGTAGGGAAATCATTAGCGTAAATGTCCATTGCACTACCAGTACGAGCTGAATTGTTGTCCCAATGACAGTCCTCAAAAGTGATGTTGACAGATGAGTGACTGGTTTCTCTTTCTCTTATCATACTGATGGAAACTCCACCTCCATAGTATGCATAATTTTTATAGAACTTGCAGTTGATGAGTTGTAATGTGGTATTGAATTGAATCTTACTTTTTGGCCATAATAGAAATCTTATTCCCCCTCCTCCAGTGCCTGTTGACATCCTAGTTGCAGTGTACAAACATTCATTACTTGTGAAATTTGTGTCTTTCACTTTAACTATAAACTGAGTATTTGGTGATCTATTCAGTACTATAAAGTGAAGGGCTCCACCCCATACAGCACTGTTATTATTGAAACTGCAATTTTGTATTGAGAAGATGCTATTGCTTGTTGAATTCCATACATCTATGGACAGTCCCCCACCACTGCCAAACTTGTGAACGCTACGGCTGGCATGCTGTCTGAATGAAGAAAGCATTGCAAGAACGCTCTTGACACTGGTAGCATTGTTCCCAGTAAATTCACAACCAGTAAATTTGTAGGAAATGCTCCTTGCTACCTTACAGAAAAACTCTATATAAATACCACCTCCTCCAGGATACAAGTCAACTTCATGTTTCAATACTTTGTTGTGTGAGAATATTGAATTATGAACCAAGACATTACCAGTAACATTAAACATGGCCACACCAGTACCAGAGCTGTTAGTCACAACCAACCCATCCATCACCACATCACTGCAGTTCCACAAGTACAGTGCAACTCTAAAGAGAGCCATCTTCTTGTCAATGTTCTGGGAGGTGTGATTAATTGAAGTACTCTCCATCAGTTTCCCTCCTCCAAATAGTGAGAAGTTAGCTAGCAGCAAATTAGTGGTGTTGATAAAACTTAGTCCTGTACTAATTGAGGTTAGTTCTCTCCCAGCTCCTGTTATACCAATATCGTGAAGATCATGAAAAGTTGAGTGGTTTGTTGTTGAACTGTAGTTTCCTTGATGTAGGACAATGGTAGTATCTGATCTTAGTCCATTAGTTAAAGCATAGTCTAATGTTTTACAGGAGCCTCCATCTTTACTATAACAAGATATTTCATCAACACCATTTGTGCCATCCACTACAATAATCCTGTTACCACTCACTACCAGGGTATACATAGTGACCACATAGAACACAACCCAGGTGTCTCTCATCCTATTCACCAACAGAACAAACAACATCACATTTTAAATTGTAACAGTAGAGCCACCTTACCTTATCGGCCAAAACCTGATGTGTACGTAGTTGACTGGCTGAACTAATAAACACAGCCAGTTATATGCATTGTTGACAAGCACTGTTGACAAGTGCTGCATGTTATCACTTTAAGTTTCAATACATATTGTATACACACTTCATATGGCAAGAGTTACCGCTCCATTGTTAACtgtgataatattattattcatgAAATGCAATGACTAGTAAACATTTCATTGAAATTTATCAAAGCCACAAACACCTCCATTGTGGTGACATGCACATTTATTCACTACCAGCAACACAGTCTAGCCCCCTAATTATAGTTCATAAATATTATGGTCCATTGATTGTACAAGAATTCTAAATGGTAGTATTTTGCTAATTgtaagcaggggcggatctaggatttcagaagggggggtgctaacgTAATGGTTGGTTAGCTAAGAAAAGcgacaactggttaatacaactagctatatgcatgctctatctaggggggtctgggggcatgcctccacagaaaatttttgcaaatttagcctttcagtattaaaatttggcaatatttttgactgaaaaattatgccactttgtttaagtgattcacaatgcttgtaaagcattgtgagtcacctaagtgtaataatgatgaaatgacaccattattccagaacagttgtaatacttgctgtcatataagggcacagccagtaactaaaaatatattctttacaaaaagaacaggaaggagaaggatgcagctatacatgatcaatacttgcgATTAattgtttgaaataccttaatttagagATAcgttaaatttagcaattttagagtttggttttttgctaattgattacatcaattcacgaatttatatggtaaattcaTCGATATACAAGATTGCTAAacttagtgtattgcttggcttaaggtatagctagtgtgctttacagtcccatggctcaaactataatgtccaaatagtaacaatgaagagagggcttgagagggcaagtatacactcaccatgcagtgtgtagagtacgcatacgtagaattttccagctagggtGATGCTTCTTCTGGAAaattttggaatatagctatcacaagattgaatctggaagctatttttaaccaaatactctattgcactgaaagattgtggggatacaagatggatgagttcagttgtaagcaattttagagaaACAGAATTACAcctttaaatgctattggattataagaCAACACATAATAAAGAcaatacacaggattggatcttaaggtcactgtagagatttaaaatgcacacaaaaataacttcaattttgtagtatatatagccacagactgttctgttactatttcaatctgacttttcaactatatggccccatcaccataattattaattttttacaaccagagtcgAAAGTCACTTAcaagtttttggccacaactaaccccttatAACGTGACAGCGTAAATtctgtggtatcatttgagcttatgaagttgagcttcaaggggtttgggagtgcaaaccctgtatgacattaaattttattagcttcaattgatgctagattcagataaatgcagcatggaatttggtactgataaagcaaaaacaaacagttctcagatactacagccttgttaactgtatatatgctaagaaattaactgttttactaacccaagcatcaatgtagcaacaactgaaaatacccactataacaATAAACTATTAGACaaaagttgttctcagaaagtgattagtatatggcaggatgtttggagcaatggtaagatagcagtgcataGGTCAAGAAAACAAACTGGTGCAATTgaaaaaacattatgatggatgttctattagagtagttgactgttctattagagtatttcgatttttagcagcttttaggttaagtctcaaagtataatttgaaccctaTCTTAGTATTTTAAAGTAAAGATTAGCaattctcccttctctttccatcttttcattgcccatgcatacatataagatgcaattgcatctgtactgcaacttctagaagcttcctagcttgcacatggtaaaattttggagggggggtgcttcagtgccccaagcaccccccctaaatccgcccttggtAAGGACTATTGGGATAAAGCTAGCAGTAGGCAGCTAGCAGACAAAAGTTTGCCATTAAATAAATGTATTACCAaaataatgtatgtatgtactatatCAAAACCATGCACCAAGTAGAATATTTGCTAACCAACCAAATagacatttttttaaaaatgggaCTTTTAATTGCATAACATTCGAGTAATCAACGTGAACAGTCACAGTTTGCTCTATAGAAtagttgtatgttctattagagtattattgaAGCATTGTTTTGATGACAATTCCATACACACAGTCAGATGTAGCTGTTTCATACACCATTTGGGTTTTGTGTTCAGTTGCAAAAACATGCTTGTCACTGACCTTGATCTTCCAGCACCATTTTTTCCTTTCAAGGCTGCTCTTCAGCCCTGGTCAATATGATAAGCCGGGGTGGCTGGAGCAGTGAGTGGGAGTAGTTTCTTGCTCAAAACAACAGTAACAGAAAGTCCCATCCTgggcatcgaacctggaacctttcaactACCAGGCTGATGCACTATCATTAAGGCTATATGCTGTACTGCTTCCCAGGGGAATCAGATTTTAATTTCCAATTATCATCACAACTTTTGGATAGCAGCCTAGATACTAACATGTTTTTCTTTATACATAGTAGATATCTACTAAAATTTAGGGGTTGCCCCTTTGGAGTTCACTTCTGAGACAAGGCTAAACCTGTTAATACAAGGAGTCATGCAGTGTGACCACTTTGTAGGTTATACTGACATGAGGTACCAATGTAGATGTTGTCACATGAAAAGCTAGAGTAATATAAAGGATGACCTCTAGTTTGGGTGTGAAAAAAGTTAGGTATAGCATTTACCATACATCCTGAGTCATCCCTATGATGTGTCTAACCATATAACACCACATATATGTAGAAGCTGCAAGCCATCCTTGGTTGGCTGGTGGCCAGTCAAAcactaaacactctaatagagcactcccAGAGTTTTACATTATTTAGTTTACAAAGTTTGGACTATACAGGCCTTGCCACTTTGGATAAAAGCTGTTCCATATAAACACTCAGTCTCAAAGGACTAACATGATATTCCCTGTGTTAACAAGTGcagcatttacagtatacagTTTCTTGTATGGATGTGTGATCATTAAACATTTTTAGTTTCTTTGCCATGCCTGTACTATCTGTATGTTCCGTTATGCATAATTGTATGTGTCTGAGAAACTTCAGGATATAATTGTATGTTTAATTTTAACATCTTGATTTCCTCCTATCATTGTAGCCACAGACATTGTAACACTAAAATGTAAACTCAGTGACACTACTGTCTCTAAGTATAGAGACCAAAGCGATTTAAACCAAAGCAAAGTTTAAAAGCACTAAGATCCTTGTCGTCCATGGTCTCAGAACATGGCTTATACATATAACATATCTTTTGTTAACTGTGTTTCTGGATAAACACTGAAGAGATATCATAATTTACTAAAGTATCTTCTTGGTCACCTCTTTAACTTTCAAacatcaaagcatactatgtaCGCCAGCAATATCAAGACATGCCCATCAAATGTAATATCATGATCAAAATGCTGCCCGTAATTATCAAGATATGCATACAAAACAAGATCAATTAGTCTCATGTTTATCATGACTAGTTCAACTACGTCTGTACACC from the Dysidea avara chromosome 13, odDysAvar1.4, whole genome shotgun sequence genome contains:
- the LOC136243793 gene encoding uncharacterized protein gives rise to the protein MQHLSTVLVNNAYNWLCLLVQPVNYVHIRFWPIRMRDTWVVFYVVTMYTLVVSGNRIIVVDGTNGVDEISCYSKDGGSCKTLDYALTNGLRSDTTIVLHQGNYSSTTNHSTFHDLHDIGITGAGRELTSISTGLSFINTTNLLLANFSLFGGGKLMESTSINHTSQNIDKKMALFRVALYLWNCSDVVMDGLVVTNSSGTGVAMFNVTGNVLVHNSIFSHNKVLKHEVDLYPGGGGIYIEFFCKVARSISYKFTGCEFTGNNATSVKSVLAMLSSFRQHASRSVHKFGSGGGLSIDVWNSTSNSIFSIQNCSFNNNSAVWGGALHFIVLNRSPNTQFIVKVKDTNFTSNECLYTATRMSTGTGGGGIRFLLWPKSKIQFNTTLQLINCKFYKNYAYYGGGVSISMIRERETSHSSVNITFEDCHWDNNSARTGSAMDIYANDFPTGMLPTVQIIDCSFTQNSNQFTLNSKELLGLGAFYTRSVPIQFQGNIKFLSNYGSAIAGTATRFIFCENSSVTFFNNSGRQGGAIALLGVSYMELHDYVSLNFSNNRAIAKGGAIYSLVTSERDFINSQNCFIFYKNLNIHPSNWTAKLTFAANSAPHGNSIYCTTLLPCVWSDQPGGIIATEKEINEVFYWNGTFTYTNITNLTTEIRTAAAEIIDSWSDHIVSVPPGKQYKLRIAAKDDRGSIVDTVYLIKARDESSCRVSNSSTYSSSGIVQLEGKQNCEMNIDLQTINNRPISLTFKAIVEECPPGFYFSEGLCKCSVYKSNQEYRGIVKCDDNELVAYMKTGYWAGYEVVRNSTVLVTSDCPPGYCITNKSTPLVPLPSTPNATELDMFICKPQNRMGRLCGECIDGYCISADFLIFRCIKSSPQQVNGVLILILSKYLPLTFFLCIIMFFNISLVNGPLNSFILFSQVLDAMDVYSSGKIANSPNGGKQLVTVCNFLYGIWNLNFLEMLIPPFCIFDSKSALPIITLEYISALHTLIVLVILFIIAPRVKEKLFTSNDRSCCRCRAAVKKCYERYIHLKKSANYRQGESISALTTLLVLCYVKLMAITTEIITPSVLYGPGSKVQISVVWLDGTLGYMDGAHGKYAAVAFICLVTFVLIPPLLLLAYPYLPMLMNKLNVHNKYVEKIFIAPLDKYVPFFDAFQSCYKNEYRFFAALYFIYRIITLCISSQAQSIESQYLGQSIFYTVILLLHCLCQPYKKRWLNIIDGLIFANMIAINSLSAYRYYWYSTNLSKSLEVFWIQLILIFLPVACLAGVVVYILLKRCNWFTRSSTSDVDDTTSLPSRLLDDEDISTHHYQLMDSAAAIPDDSSDVTKITTGSSRNPSSYYTT